The Mycolicibacterium monacense genome contains the following window.
GCGCGCTCACGCCACGACACACGATCCATGTCGGCGACTTATCGAGGAAACCACCGTCCCTCGGCGATGGGTGTCGATGAGCAGCGGGTCCGTTTCCCGCCACCGGGTGACCGGTCAGGTCCTGAAGCGAATAACGTTGTCGGCGAACACTATTCGTGACACGACGTCATCTTCCGCCCTCTACGAGGAGGTTGACGGAGGTGAGGTCGACTCGGCATTCCGCCCGCGCGGTGAGGACGCCAGCGCGCCGAAGTGCGCCGCAATTTCACCGACGAACGACTGCGTGGTCGGCGTCGGGTCCTCATCGCCAGAGGGCGGGCGCACTTCACCGACGCGACGCGCGAATTGGCGTAAACAGGCCGTCGAACAGAAGTAGAACCGGTAAGTGTCTTCCTCGTGCGCGATCGTCAACGGTTGGGCGTCTGTCGTAACGTGCATCCGACATATCGGATCGACGTGCTCCTGGTGGCGGGTTCCGACGTCGAGGGCGAACGCTTCCACCAGGGCACCGACGTTCCGCAACCGAAGCGGGCCCAACGACGTCATCGCCAGGAGGTCGGTTCCCCGTAGCGCGGCCGCGGCCGCGGCGTTGCCGACAATCTGGCCTGGCCGGGCGACGGCGGCCAGTCTGGCTGCAGTGTTGACCGTCGACCCGAAGACGTCTCCGCGGCGCTTCACCACCGGCCCAACACAGAGGCCGGCGCGCAACAATGGAAAGCCGTCGATGCGACTGGTCTCGTCGTGGAGTCGCCGGAGGAAGGCCAGCGCCGCGGTGGGGTCCGAACTGGTGATCATCACGGCATCGCCGAGGGTCTTGACCATGTCGTCGCCGGGCCCGAGGACCCTGGCAGCTGTGGTGGCGAACCGATCTGCCAGTTCGGCAGCGCGATGATCACCGTGGGTTTCGGTGAACGCAGTGAACCCAGCGATGTCCACGAAAATGACCACCGTGTTCACGTCGGCATGCTCGAATTCATCTGCGGCACCGGACGGGTCGATC
Protein-coding sequences here:
- a CDS encoding adenylate/guanylate cyclase domain-containing protein: MTIDPSGAADEFEHADVNTVVIFVDIAGFTAFTETHGDHRAAELADRFATTAARVLGPGDDMVKTLGDAVMITSSDPTAALAFLRRLHDETSRIDGFPLLRAGLCVGPVVKRRGDVFGSTVNTAARLAAVARPGQIVGNAAAAAALRGTDLLAMTSLGPLRLRNVGALVEAFALDVGTRHQEHVDPICRMHVTTDAQPLTIAHEEDTYRFYFCSTACLRQFARRVGEVRPPSGDEDPTPTTQSFVGEIAAHFGALASSPRGRNAESTSPPSTSS